In the genome of Triticum urartu cultivar G1812 chromosome 5, Tu2.1, whole genome shotgun sequence, one region contains:
- the LOC125505997 gene encoding peroxidase 57-like, which translates to MGHTKAAVLVVVLAVAVLGLATDGQAQLQNGYYTGKCRGNDVEAVVRGIVKARFAQDSAIVAHFLRLLFHECGVNGCDGGLLIDGPGTEKTAKPNLSVKGYDLIATIKMELEKRCPGVVSCSDIEILATRDAVNASTGQGYAVRTGRRDRRRSIATDVKLPGPDFTVPQAAAFFGTLGLSSDDMVVLLGAHTVGVAHCSMIKKSRLYSYGGKAGATDPSMDPELASIYKTYVCPNTASSDNNIVFLDDRSSASKLDNSFYKMLQRRRGALMVDQNLYNDGSTRWMVDRLANTDHFRWLFPQALAKLGEVNVLTGTQGEVRRVCSRFN; encoded by the exons ATGGGGCACACAAAGGCAGCAGTGCTAGTGGTGGTGCTCGCCGTCGCCGTGCTTGGGCTTGCCACCGATGGCCAGGCGCAGCTGCAGAACGGGTACTACACGGGCAAGTGCCGCGGCAACGACGTGGAGGCGGTGGTCCGGGGTATCGTCAAGGCCCGATTCGCCCAGGACAGCGCCATCGTCGCCCACTTCCTACGCTTGCTGTTCCACGAGTGCGGCGTCAAT GGCTGCGACGGCGGGCTGCTGATCGACGGCCCCGGAACAGAGAAGACGGCAAAGCCGAACCTGAGCGTGAAGGGCTACGACCTCATCGCCACCATCAAAATGGAACTTGAGAAGCGGTGCCCTGGCGTCGTATCCTGCTCCGACATTGAGATCCTCGCAACCAGGGACGCGGTGAATGCGTCCACGGGACAAGGATACGCGGTGCGCACCGGGCGCAGGGACCGCCGGCGGTCCATAGCCACCGACGTGAAACTTCCGGGGCCAGATTTCACGGTTCCGCAGGCAGCCGCTTTCTTCGGCACGCTCGGCCTCAGCTCGGACGACATGGTCGTTCTCCTGGGCGCGCACACGGTTGGCGTCGCGCACTGCAGCATGATCAAGAAGAGCCGTCTTTACAGCTACGGCGGCAAGGCCGGTGCAACGGACCCGAGCATGGACCCGGAGCTAGCGTCCATATACAAGACATACGTGTGCCCCAACACGGCATCCTCCGACAACAACATCGTGTTCCTGGACGACCGGTCCAGCGCGTCCAAGCTGGACAACAGCTTCTACAAGATGCTGCAGCGTCGCCGCGGCGCGCTCATGGTCGACCAGAACCTCTACAACGACGGCTCCACGCGCTGGATGGTCGACAGGCTCGCCAACACTGACCACTTCCGCTGGCTCTTCCCGCAGGCGCTCGCCAAGCTGGGGGAGGTCAACGTGCTTACCGGCACACAGGGAGAGGTCCGCAGGGTCTGCAGCAGGTTCAACTGA